In the genome of Capra hircus breed San Clemente chromosome 17, ASM170441v1, whole genome shotgun sequence, one region contains:
- the PGAM5 gene encoding serine/threonine-protein phosphatase PGAM5, mitochondrial isoform X3 — protein sequence MAFRQALQLAACGLAGGSAAVLFSAVAVGKPRAGGDAEPRVVEPPAWAGAARPGPGVWDPNWDRREPLSLVNLRKRNLESGEEELTSRLDHCKAKATRHIFLIRHSQYHVDASLEKDRTLTPLGREQAELTGLRLASLGLKFNKIVHSSMTRAVETTDIISKHLPGVCKVSTDLLREGAPIEPDPPVSHWKPEAVQYYEDGARIEAAFRNYIHRADAKQQEDSYEIFICHANVIRYIVCRLRSGDGHL from the exons ATGGCGTTCCGGCAGGCGCTACAGCTGGCGGCCTGCGGCCTGGCCGGAGGCTCGGCCGCGGTGCTCTTCTCGGCAGTGGCGGTGGGGAAGCCCCGCGCGGGCGGGGACGCGGAGCCGCGCGTGGTCGAGCCCCCGGCGTGGGCGGGGGCCGCGCGCCCCGGGCCCGGCGTCTGGGACCCCAACTGGGACAG GAGAGAACCACTGTCCCTGGTCAACCTGCGGAAGAGGAACCTAGAGTCTGGAGAAGAGGAGCTGACGTCCAGACTGGACCACTGCAAGGCCAAGGCCACACGGCACATCTTCCTCATCAGGCACTCGCAGTACCACGTGGAcgcctccctggagaaggaccgCACGCTGACGCCCCTAG GTCGTGAGCAGGCTGAACTAACTGGTCTCCGACTTGCAAGCTTGGGGTTGAAGTTTAATAAAATTGTCCATTCCTCCATGACCCGTGCGGTAGAAACCACTGACATCATCAGCAAACACCTGCCAG GCGTCTGCAAGGTCAGCACAGACCTGCTGAGGGAAGGCGCCCCCATCGAGCCTGACCCCCCCGTGTCTCACTGGAAGCCGGAGGCTGTG CAGTATTATGAAGATGGAGCGCGGATCGAGGCCGCCTTCCGGAACTACATCCACCGGGCGGACGCCAAGCAGCAGGAGGACAGCTATGAGATCTTCATCTGCCACGCCAATGTCATTCGCTACATCGTGTGCCG GCTGCGCAGCGGGGACGGCCACCTCTAG
- the PGAM5 gene encoding serine/threonine-protein phosphatase PGAM5, mitochondrial isoform X4: protein MAFRQALQLAACGLAGGSAAVLFSAVAVGKPRAGGDAEPRVVEPPAWAGAARPGPGVWDPNWDRREPLSLVNLRKRNLESGEEELTSRLDHCKAKATRHIFLIRHSQYHVDASLEKDRTLTPLGREQAELTGLRLASLGLKFNKIVHSSMTRAVETTDIISKHLPGVCKVSTDLLREGAPIEPDPPVSHWKPEAVYYEDGARIEAAFRNYIHRADAKQQEDSYEIFICHANVIRYIVCRLRSGDGHL from the exons ATGGCGTTCCGGCAGGCGCTACAGCTGGCGGCCTGCGGCCTGGCCGGAGGCTCGGCCGCGGTGCTCTTCTCGGCAGTGGCGGTGGGGAAGCCCCGCGCGGGCGGGGACGCGGAGCCGCGCGTGGTCGAGCCCCCGGCGTGGGCGGGGGCCGCGCGCCCCGGGCCCGGCGTCTGGGACCCCAACTGGGACAG GAGAGAACCACTGTCCCTGGTCAACCTGCGGAAGAGGAACCTAGAGTCTGGAGAAGAGGAGCTGACGTCCAGACTGGACCACTGCAAGGCCAAGGCCACACGGCACATCTTCCTCATCAGGCACTCGCAGTACCACGTGGAcgcctccctggagaaggaccgCACGCTGACGCCCCTAG GTCGTGAGCAGGCTGAACTAACTGGTCTCCGACTTGCAAGCTTGGGGTTGAAGTTTAATAAAATTGTCCATTCCTCCATGACCCGTGCGGTAGAAACCACTGACATCATCAGCAAACACCTGCCAG GCGTCTGCAAGGTCAGCACAGACCTGCTGAGGGAAGGCGCCCCCATCGAGCCTGACCCCCCCGTGTCTCACTGGAAGCCGGAGGCTGTG TATTATGAAGATGGAGCGCGGATCGAGGCCGCCTTCCGGAACTACATCCACCGGGCGGACGCCAAGCAGCAGGAGGACAGCTATGAGATCTTCATCTGCCACGCCAATGTCATTCGCTACATCGTGTGCCG GCTGCGCAGCGGGGACGGCCACCTCTAG
- the PGAM5 gene encoding serine/threonine-protein phosphatase PGAM5, mitochondrial isoform X1, whose product MAFRQALQLAACGLAGGSAAVLFSAVAVGKPRAGGDAEPRVVEPPAWAGAARPGPGVWDPNWDRREPLSLVNLRKRNLESGEEELTSRLDHCKAKATRHIFLIRHSQYHVDASLEKDRTLTPLGREQAELTGLRLASLGLKFNKIVHSSMTRAVETTDIISKHLPGVCKVSTDLLREGAPIEPDPPVSHWKPEAVQYYEDGARIEAAFRNYIHRADAKQQEDSYEIFICHANVIRYIVCRALQFPPEGWLRLSLNNGSITHLVVRPDGRVALRALGDTGFMPPDKISRS is encoded by the exons ATGGCGTTCCGGCAGGCGCTACAGCTGGCGGCCTGCGGCCTGGCCGGAGGCTCGGCCGCGGTGCTCTTCTCGGCAGTGGCGGTGGGGAAGCCCCGCGCGGGCGGGGACGCGGAGCCGCGCGTGGTCGAGCCCCCGGCGTGGGCGGGGGCCGCGCGCCCCGGGCCCGGCGTCTGGGACCCCAACTGGGACAG GAGAGAACCACTGTCCCTGGTCAACCTGCGGAAGAGGAACCTAGAGTCTGGAGAAGAGGAGCTGACGTCCAGACTGGACCACTGCAAGGCCAAGGCCACACGGCACATCTTCCTCATCAGGCACTCGCAGTACCACGTGGAcgcctccctggagaaggaccgCACGCTGACGCCCCTAG GTCGTGAGCAGGCTGAACTAACTGGTCTCCGACTTGCAAGCTTGGGGTTGAAGTTTAATAAAATTGTCCATTCCTCCATGACCCGTGCGGTAGAAACCACTGACATCATCAGCAAACACCTGCCAG GCGTCTGCAAGGTCAGCACAGACCTGCTGAGGGAAGGCGCCCCCATCGAGCCTGACCCCCCCGTGTCTCACTGGAAGCCGGAGGCTGTG CAGTATTATGAAGATGGAGCGCGGATCGAGGCCGCCTTCCGGAACTACATCCACCGGGCGGACGCCAAGCAGCAGGAGGACAGCTATGAGATCTTCATCTGCCACGCCAATGTCATTCGCTACATCGTGTGCCG GGCACTGCAGTTCCCTCCAGAAGGCTGGCTCCGCCTTTCCCTCAACAACGGCAGCATTACCCACCTGGTGGTCCGGCCCGATGGCCGAGTGGCTCTCAGGGCCCTTGGGGACACAGGGTTCATGCCTCCTGACAAGATCTCCCGTTCCTGA
- the PGAM5 gene encoding serine/threonine-protein phosphatase PGAM5, mitochondrial isoform X2, translating to MAFRQALQLAACGLAGGSAAVLFSAVAVGKPRAGGDAEPRVVEPPAWAGAARPGPGVWDPNWDRREPLSLVNLRKRNLESGEEELTSRLDHCKAKATRHIFLIRHSQYHVDASLEKDRTLTPLGREQAELTGLRLASLGLKFNKIVHSSMTRAVETTDIISKHLPGVCKVSTDLLREGAPIEPDPPVSHWKPEAVYYEDGARIEAAFRNYIHRADAKQQEDSYEIFICHANVIRYIVCRALQFPPEGWLRLSLNNGSITHLVVRPDGRVALRALGDTGFMPPDKISRS from the exons ATGGCGTTCCGGCAGGCGCTACAGCTGGCGGCCTGCGGCCTGGCCGGAGGCTCGGCCGCGGTGCTCTTCTCGGCAGTGGCGGTGGGGAAGCCCCGCGCGGGCGGGGACGCGGAGCCGCGCGTGGTCGAGCCCCCGGCGTGGGCGGGGGCCGCGCGCCCCGGGCCCGGCGTCTGGGACCCCAACTGGGACAG GAGAGAACCACTGTCCCTGGTCAACCTGCGGAAGAGGAACCTAGAGTCTGGAGAAGAGGAGCTGACGTCCAGACTGGACCACTGCAAGGCCAAGGCCACACGGCACATCTTCCTCATCAGGCACTCGCAGTACCACGTGGAcgcctccctggagaaggaccgCACGCTGACGCCCCTAG GTCGTGAGCAGGCTGAACTAACTGGTCTCCGACTTGCAAGCTTGGGGTTGAAGTTTAATAAAATTGTCCATTCCTCCATGACCCGTGCGGTAGAAACCACTGACATCATCAGCAAACACCTGCCAG GCGTCTGCAAGGTCAGCACAGACCTGCTGAGGGAAGGCGCCCCCATCGAGCCTGACCCCCCCGTGTCTCACTGGAAGCCGGAGGCTGTG TATTATGAAGATGGAGCGCGGATCGAGGCCGCCTTCCGGAACTACATCCACCGGGCGGACGCCAAGCAGCAGGAGGACAGCTATGAGATCTTCATCTGCCACGCCAATGTCATTCGCTACATCGTGTGCCG GGCACTGCAGTTCCCTCCAGAAGGCTGGCTCCGCCTTTCCCTCAACAACGGCAGCATTACCCACCTGGTGGTCCGGCCCGATGGCCGAGTGGCTCTCAGGGCCCTTGGGGACACAGGGTTCATGCCTCCTGACAAGATCTCCCGTTCCTGA